Proteins found in one Nocardia brasiliensis ATCC 700358 genomic segment:
- the ctaD gene encoding cytochrome c oxidase subunit I, whose translation MTAVEPQPVQQLEATRPYPARTGPKGSFLYKMVTTTDPKVLGVMYLVTAMSFFLIGGLMALMMRAELARPGLQFLSPEQFNQLFTMHGTIMLLFYATAIVFGFANIVLPLQIGAPDVAFPRLNAFSYWLYLFGGTMATAGFITPGGAADFGWTAYTPLTDILHSPGVGADLWILGLAVSGLGTILGGVNMLTTVVCLRAPGMTMFRLPIFTWNIAVTSVLVLLAFPLLTAALFGLAYDRHLGGHIYDPATGGVLLYQHLFWFFGHPEVYIIALPFFGIVSEIFPVFSRKPIFGYTTLVYATLGIAALSIAVWAHHMYATGAVLLPYFSFMTFLIAVPTGVKFFNWIGTMWRGQLTFETPMLWSIGFLVTFLFGGLSGVILASPPLDFHVTDSYFVVAHFHYVLFGTIVFATFAGIYFWFPKITGRMMDERLGKWHFWTTFVGFHTTFLVQHWLGAEGMPRRYADYLPSDGFTTLNTISTIGAFILGASMLPFVWNVFKSFRYGEVVTVDDPWGYGNSLEWATTCPPPRHNFYELPRIRSERPAFELHYPHMVERMRAEAHVGWGSGKHAHDVHEGAVATK comes from the coding sequence GTGACTGCGGTAGAGCCCCAGCCAGTCCAGCAGTTGGAAGCGACTCGGCCGTATCCGGCACGGACCGGGCCGAAGGGTTCTTTTCTCTACAAGATGGTCACCACCACCGACCCCAAGGTGCTCGGTGTCATGTACCTGGTGACCGCGATGAGCTTCTTCCTCATCGGTGGTCTGATGGCGCTGATGATGCGCGCCGAACTGGCCCGCCCCGGCCTGCAGTTCCTCTCGCCCGAGCAGTTCAACCAGCTGTTCACCATGCACGGCACGATCATGCTGCTGTTCTACGCGACCGCGATCGTGTTCGGCTTCGCGAACATCGTGCTGCCGCTGCAGATCGGCGCCCCTGACGTCGCCTTCCCGCGCCTGAACGCGTTCAGCTACTGGCTGTACCTGTTCGGCGGCACGATGGCGACCGCGGGCTTCATCACCCCGGGCGGCGCCGCCGACTTCGGCTGGACCGCCTACACCCCGCTCACCGACATCCTGCATTCGCCGGGCGTCGGCGCGGACCTGTGGATCCTCGGTCTGGCCGTCTCGGGTCTGGGCACCATCCTCGGTGGCGTCAACATGCTGACCACCGTCGTCTGCCTGCGTGCCCCCGGCATGACCATGTTCCGGTTGCCGATCTTCACCTGGAACATCGCCGTCACCAGCGTGCTTGTCCTGCTTGCCTTCCCGCTGCTCACCGCCGCCCTGTTCGGCCTGGCCTACGACCGGCACCTCGGCGGCCACATCTACGACCCGGCCACCGGCGGCGTGCTGCTCTACCAGCACCTGTTCTGGTTCTTCGGCCACCCCGAGGTGTACATCATCGCGCTGCCGTTCTTCGGCATCGTGTCCGAGATCTTCCCGGTCTTCTCGCGTAAGCCGATCTTCGGTTACACCACCCTGGTCTACGCGACGCTCGGCATCGCCGCGCTCTCGATCGCGGTGTGGGCGCACCACATGTACGCCACCGGCGCCGTGCTGCTGCCGTACTTCTCGTTCATGACCTTCCTGATCGCCGTCCCGACCGGTGTGAAGTTCTTCAACTGGATCGGCACCATGTGGCGCGGCCAGCTGACCTTCGAGACGCCGATGCTGTGGTCGATCGGCTTCCTGGTGACCTTCCTCTTCGGCGGCCTGTCCGGCGTCATCCTCGCCTCGCCGCCGCTGGACTTCCACGTCACCGACTCGTATTTCGTTGTGGCGCACTTCCATTACGTGCTCTTCGGCACCATCGTGTTCGCCACCTTCGCCGGCATCTACTTCTGGTTCCCGAAGATCACCGGCCGGATGATGGACGAGCGCCTCGGCAAGTGGCACTTCTGGACCACCTTCGTCGGCTTCCACACCACCTTCCTCGTCCAGCACTGGCTGGGTGCCGAGGGCATGCCGCGCCGCTACGCCGACTACCTGCCCAGCGACGGATTCACCACGCTGAACACGATCTCCACCATCGGCGCTTTCATCCTCGGCGCCTCGATGCTGCCGTTCGTGTGGAACGTCTTCAAGAGCTTCCGCTACGGCGAGGTCGTCACCGTGGACGATCCGTGGGGCTACGGCAACTCGCTGGAGTGGGCCACCACCTGCCCGCCGCCGCGGCACAACTTCTACGAGCTGCCGCGGATCCGGTCCGAGCGTCCCGCCTTCGAGCTGCACTACCCGCACATGGTCGAGCGGATGCGGGCCGAGGCGCACGTGGGCTGGGGTTCGGGCAAGCACGCCCACGATGTGCACGAGGGCGCGGTCGCGACCAAGTAG
- a CDS encoding protease inhibitor I42 family protein — protein MIIRRSELSVRKTLLVLLVGLSVVGCGKDDSADAKPTSAAAPTSGSAFSVLNATQEANGQERRLTIGQSLVLTLPANPSTGFSWQISGLDPNVARVQGEPTFKQDSSVPVAPGAGGTSEWTFVGEGAGVTQLTMDYMRPWEQGIAPAQTFSLTIKVE, from the coding sequence ATGATCATCAGGCGATCGGAGCTTTCGGTGCGCAAGACTCTGCTGGTGCTGTTAGTCGGGCTGTCGGTCGTCGGATGCGGCAAGGACGACTCTGCCGACGCGAAACCGACGTCCGCGGCGGCGCCGACGTCCGGCTCCGCGTTCTCGGTGCTGAACGCGACGCAGGAGGCCAACGGGCAGGAGCGCCGGCTCACCATCGGGCAGTCGCTGGTGCTGACCCTGCCCGCGAATCCGTCCACCGGCTTCTCCTGGCAGATCTCCGGCCTGGACCCGAATGTGGCTCGGGTGCAAGGCGAACCGACGTTCAAGCAGGATTCGTCGGTGCCGGTGGCGCCCGGTGCGGGCGGCACTTCGGAGTGGACCTTCGTCGGCGAGGGCGCGGGCGTCACGCAACTCACGATGGATTACATGCGCCCGTGGGAGCAGGGAATCGCACCCGCGCAGACGTTTTCGCTGACGATCAAGGTGGAGTGA
- a CDS encoding ABC transporter ATP-binding protein, translating into MDRVPQPDPDLLIDFTDVTVRRSGHTLVGPVTWQVELDERWVVLGPNGAGKTSLLRMAAAELHPTSGVAHLLGEVLGKVDISELRPRIGLSSAAVAGRVPREEKVSDLVVSAGYAVLGRWRERYDDVDTDRAVDMLESLGAEHLSDRTYGTLSEGERKRVLIARALMTDPELLLLDEPAAGLDLGGREELVERLGDLAADPDAPAIVLVTHHVEEIPPGFTHGLLLNEGEVIAQGLLTDVLTSENLSDAFRQSIALDQVDGRYFARRARRAGKHRTR; encoded by the coding sequence ATGGACCGCGTGCCACAACCGGATCCGGATCTGCTCATCGATTTCACCGACGTCACTGTTCGCCGTTCGGGCCACACGCTCGTCGGCCCGGTGACCTGGCAGGTCGAGCTCGACGAACGCTGGGTCGTGCTCGGCCCCAACGGCGCGGGCAAGACCTCGCTGCTGCGCATGGCGGCCGCCGAGCTGCATCCCACCTCCGGCGTGGCGCATCTGCTCGGCGAAGTGCTCGGCAAGGTCGACATCAGCGAACTGCGCCCGCGGATCGGCTTGTCCTCCGCGGCCGTGGCCGGCCGGGTGCCGCGCGAGGAGAAGGTCAGCGATCTGGTGGTGTCGGCGGGCTACGCTGTGCTCGGCCGCTGGCGGGAACGCTACGACGACGTCGACACCGACCGCGCCGTCGACATGCTGGAAAGCCTGGGCGCCGAACATCTTTCCGATCGCACCTACGGCACCCTGTCCGAGGGGGAGCGCAAGCGGGTGCTCATCGCCCGCGCGCTCATGACCGATCCGGAACTGCTGCTGCTCGACGAGCCCGCCGCGGGCCTGGACCTGGGGGGTCGCGAAGAACTGGTGGAACGGCTCGGCGATCTGGCCGCCGACCCGGACGCGCCCGCCATCGTGCTGGTCACCCACCACGTCGAGGAGATCCCGCCCGGCTTCACGCACGGCCTGCTGCTCAACGAGGGCGAGGTGATCGCGCAGGGTTTGCTCACCGACGTGCTCACCTCGGAGAACCTCAGCGACGCGTTCCGTCAGTCGATCGCGCTCGATCAGGTGGACGGCCGCTACTTCGCCCGGCGCGCCCGCCGGGCCGGAAAACACCGCACCCGCTGA
- a CDS encoding aminoacyl-tRNA hydrolase — MSSIPECAAGIRDEHESPGRTVEFDEAGFRVRHAELAAGYGGAGDPDDPAMVQAMQIVLHLPKQDPPPRSALLAAAAAATVALCLDERVGPGGEWAERYLAWKRSRIRKVSRRARGAQWLAANEVEGVTVEVDGAQARAFVPGPVGAVDPRIKRLQIGGTDLEHDDPGPAPAELPVLWVNSALGMTLGKAAAQVGHAGMLLAGALTVAQARCWAEREFRCAVREADARQWKVLADAVAHGSAVAVRDAGFTEVAPGSMTVIAVPAQAG; from the coding sequence ATGTCGAGCATCCCGGAATGCGCGGCCGGAATCCGGGACGAACACGAAAGTCCGGGGCGGACAGTCGAATTCGATGAGGCAGGCTTCCGCGTCCGGCACGCGGAGCTGGCGGCCGGCTACGGCGGCGCGGGCGACCCGGACGATCCGGCCATGGTGCAGGCCATGCAGATCGTGCTGCACCTGCCCAAACAGGACCCGCCACCGCGCAGCGCGTTGCTCGCCGCGGCCGCCGCCGCGACGGTGGCGTTGTGCCTCGACGAACGGGTCGGCCCCGGCGGCGAGTGGGCCGAGCGCTACCTGGCTTGGAAGCGCTCGCGTATCCGCAAGGTGAGCAGGCGAGCCCGCGGCGCCCAGTGGCTCGCCGCGAACGAGGTCGAGGGCGTCACCGTCGAGGTCGACGGGGCGCAGGCCCGCGCGTTCGTCCCCGGACCGGTCGGCGCGGTCGATCCGCGGATCAAGCGGTTGCAGATCGGGGGTACCGACCTCGAGCACGACGATCCCGGTCCCGCCCCGGCGGAACTGCCGGTGCTGTGGGTGAATTCGGCGCTCGGCATGACCCTGGGCAAGGCCGCCGCGCAGGTCGGTCACGCCGGCATGTTGCTGGCGGGTGCGCTGACCGTGGCGCAGGCGCGGTGCTGGGCCGAGCGAGAATTTCGTTGTGCCGTCCGGGAAGCCGACGCGCGACAATGGAAAGTGTTGGCGGATGCGGTCGCACACGGATCGGCAGTGGCCGTGCGCGACGCCGGGTTCACGGAAGTGGCGCCCGGCTCGATGACAGTGATAGCGGTCCCCGCGCAAGCCGGGTGA
- a CDS encoding class I SAM-dependent methyltransferase, whose product MTVRPDDPAPNPHATEAEVEAARKDTKLAQVLYHDWEAETYDDKWSISYDERCIEYARGRFDAAVGPAPLPYERALELGCGTGFFLLNLMQGGVAKSGSVTDLSPGMVKVALRNAQNLGLDVDGRVADAETIPYEDDTFDLVCGHAVLHHIPDVELALKECLRVLKPGGRFVFAGEPTTAGNFYARWLGRITWKATTTVTKLPQLAGWRRPQTELDESSRAAALEAVVDLHTFDPSDLEGMARSAGAIEVKATTEEFAAALWGWPVRTFEAAVPDEKLTMGYRMAMYKAWLRLSWLDENVMRRVVPRQFFYNAMITGVKPHSAAK is encoded by the coding sequence ATGACGGTACGCCCTGACGACCCCGCGCCGAACCCGCACGCCACCGAGGCCGAGGTCGAAGCAGCGCGCAAGGATACGAAGCTCGCCCAGGTCCTCTACCACGACTGGGAAGCCGAGACCTACGACGACAAATGGTCGATCTCCTATGACGAGCGCTGCATCGAATATGCCCGCGGCCGGTTCGACGCGGCCGTCGGTCCCGCCCCGCTGCCGTACGAGCGCGCCCTCGAACTGGGCTGCGGTACCGGCTTCTTCCTGCTGAACCTGATGCAGGGCGGCGTGGCCAAATCCGGTTCGGTCACCGACCTGTCGCCGGGCATGGTCAAGGTCGCGCTGCGCAACGCGCAGAACCTGGGCCTCGACGTGGACGGCCGGGTCGCCGACGCCGAAACCATCCCGTACGAGGACGACACCTTCGACCTGGTGTGCGGGCACGCGGTGCTGCACCACATCCCGGATGTCGAACTGGCACTGAAGGAATGCCTGCGCGTGCTCAAGCCGGGCGGGCGCTTCGTGTTCGCCGGCGAGCCGACCACCGCGGGCAACTTCTACGCGCGCTGGCTCGGCCGGATCACCTGGAAGGCCACCACCACCGTCACCAAGCTGCCGCAGCTGGCCGGGTGGCGGCGTCCGCAGACCGAGCTCGACGAGTCCTCGCGGGCCGCGGCGCTCGAGGCGGTCGTCGACCTGCACACGTTCGATCCCAGCGACCTGGAGGGCATGGCGCGCTCGGCCGGTGCGATCGAGGTCAAAGCGACCACCGAGGAGTTCGCGGCGGCGCTGTGGGGCTGGCCGGTGCGCACCTTCGAGGCGGCCGTGCCGGACGAGAAGCTCACCATGGGCTACCGGATGGCCATGTACAAGGCGTGGCTGCGGCTGAGCTGGCTGGACGAGAACGTGATGCGCCGCGTGGTGCCCCGCCAGTTCTTCTACAACGCGATGATCACCGGCGTGAAGCCGCACTCCGCCGCCAAGTAG
- a CDS encoding AMP-binding protein — protein sequence MYTLTASQTDNLRLLPLTRPVAVVDPNAVVASTSDCALTYAELDRWSNRLGRLLLGLGAGLDTRVAIAIDDEIESVVAERATVKIGGIPVPATGDASFALGTTVGVTTKARRGELTDAIDWLVLDDRSTLQRYLAGSDAPLTPADHPLAA from the coding sequence ATGTACACGCTGACCGCATCGCAGACCGACAACCTCCGCCTGCTGCCGCTCACGCGGCCCGTCGCCGTGGTCGATCCGAACGCGGTCGTGGCGTCCACCTCCGATTGCGCCCTCACCTACGCCGAGCTGGACCGCTGGTCCAACCGCCTGGGCCGGCTGCTGCTCGGGCTCGGCGCGGGTCTCGACACCCGCGTCGCGATCGCGATCGACGACGAGATCGAGTCGGTGGTCGCCGAGCGCGCCACGGTGAAGATCGGCGGCATCCCCGTCCCGGCCACCGGCGACGCCTCGTTCGCCCTCGGCACCACGGTCGGGGTCACCACCAAAGCCCGCCGCGGCGAGCTCACCGACGCGATCGACTGGCTGGTGCTCGACGACCGCTCGACTTTGCAGCGCTACCTCGCGGGCTCCGACGCCCCGCTCACCCCCGCCGACCACCCGCTCGCGGCCTGA
- a CDS encoding ABC transporter substrate-binding protein, with translation MPLSAFVRTRNRTATPGSGSARVARRRLAAVVALAATVVAAGCSKTDDASTIVRTTTNIAGAGVVGLERDTTRACPLPSAPDPANGSTRTVTHAAGVSEVPADPKRIVVLTTSALDATCAVGLWERVVGAVTIDGPSPQPAYLGTGVLKIPGVGTAAQPNPALIAELRPDLIIGDIPTATASFDALQAIAPTVLVGANNSWQAEFTALAAGLGRKAAADAALEDYRTAATDTGNVLSSGQTQASVLRFTGDTNQIQGSNSFAGQILADAGVQRPQAQRGTTFDVRPDEFAGKLEGDLIYVLLAGADGKKHGEQVMRSDAFKDLGASTDKRVFAVEDTVWHGNGLTAARALLTDLTGTLNGFVTD, from the coding sequence ATGCCGCTGAGCGCCTTCGTTCGTACCCGAAACCGCACAGCTACTCCCGGATCCGGCAGCGCCCGCGTGGCGCGGCGCCGGCTGGCCGCCGTCGTCGCGCTCGCCGCCACCGTCGTCGCGGCGGGGTGCAGCAAGACCGACGACGCGAGCACCATCGTGCGCACCACGACCAATATCGCGGGCGCGGGCGTCGTGGGGCTGGAACGCGACACCACGCGCGCGTGCCCGCTGCCGAGCGCACCCGACCCGGCCAACGGCAGCACCCGCACGGTGACCCACGCCGCGGGCGTCTCCGAGGTGCCCGCCGACCCGAAGCGCATCGTCGTGCTGACCACCTCCGCGCTCGACGCGACCTGCGCGGTCGGGCTGTGGGAACGCGTGGTCGGCGCGGTGACCATCGACGGACCGAGCCCGCAGCCGGCCTATCTCGGCACCGGCGTGCTGAAGATTCCCGGTGTCGGCACCGCGGCTCAGCCGAACCCGGCCCTGATCGCCGAGCTGCGTCCGGACCTCATCATCGGCGACATCCCCACGGCCACCGCGAGTTTCGACGCGTTGCAGGCGATCGCGCCCACCGTGCTGGTCGGCGCGAACAACAGCTGGCAGGCCGAATTCACCGCGCTCGCAGCCGGTTTGGGCCGCAAGGCGGCCGCCGACGCCGCGCTGGAGGACTATCGCACCGCCGCGACCGACACCGGCAACGTGCTCAGCTCCGGCCAGACGCAGGCGTCGGTGCTCCGCTTCACCGGCGATACCAACCAGATTCAGGGCAGCAACAGTTTCGCGGGCCAGATCCTCGCGGACGCGGGTGTGCAGCGGCCGCAGGCCCAGCGCGGCACCACCTTCGACGTGCGGCCCGACGAGTTCGCCGGCAAGCTCGAGGGCGATCTGATCTATGTGCTGCTGGCCGGCGCGGACGGGAAGAAGCACGGCGAGCAGGTGATGCGCTCGGATGCCTTCAAGGACCTCGGCGCGTCGACCGACAAGCGGGTCTTCGCGGTCGAGGACACCGTCTGGCACGGCAACGGTCTCACCGCCGCACGGGCGCTGCTCACCGATCTGACCGGCACCCTCAACGGGTTCGTCACCGACTGA
- a CDS encoding VOC family protein, translated as MTVPNQPAPGDPCWVELYTSDPERSIAFYRELFGWTVDRAPAEFGGYLTFRKNGLAVAGGMGRMAGDDSPEQWTVYLASPDAAATEKKAVAQGATVVVPTMAIGDIGHMAVLGDIGGAGVGIWQAGTFGGIETAALVTGGQWSDHHGVPAWFELHTRDYDAALDFYRTAFDWRDPFAVADGPGYRYTTIHAQSPMLGGVLDAAAFLPEGAPASWTVYFGATDVDESVAKVVELGGSVLSPAQDAEFGRMATVTDATGARFNLGGNKAG; from the coding sequence ATGACCGTTCCGAACCAGCCCGCACCCGGCGATCCCTGTTGGGTCGAGCTCTACACCTCCGATCCCGAGCGCAGCATCGCGTTCTACCGCGAACTCTTCGGCTGGACCGTGGATCGCGCGCCCGCCGAGTTCGGCGGCTACCTCACCTTCCGCAAAAACGGCCTGGCCGTCGCGGGCGGGATGGGCCGGATGGCCGGCGACGACAGCCCGGAACAGTGGACCGTCTACCTGGCCAGCCCGGACGCCGCGGCGACGGAGAAGAAGGCGGTCGCGCAGGGCGCCACGGTCGTCGTGCCGACGATGGCGATCGGCGATATCGGTCATATGGCGGTGCTCGGCGATATCGGCGGCGCGGGCGTCGGCATCTGGCAGGCAGGCACTTTCGGCGGTATCGAGACCGCCGCGCTGGTCACCGGCGGGCAGTGGAGCGACCACCACGGCGTGCCCGCCTGGTTCGAACTGCACACCCGCGACTATGACGCCGCGCTGGACTTCTATCGCACGGCCTTCGACTGGCGGGACCCGTTCGCCGTCGCGGACGGGCCCGGGTACCGCTACACCACCATTCACGCGCAGAGCCCGATGCTCGGCGGCGTGCTGGACGCTGCGGCTTTCCTGCCCGAGGGCGCGCCCGCGAGCTGGACCGTGTACTTCGGCGCCACGGACGTGGACGAGTCGGTCGCCAAGGTGGTCGAGCTCGGCGGATCGGTACTGTCCCCGGCCCAGGACGCCGAGTTCGGCCGGATGGCGACGGTCACCGACGCCACCGGAGCCCGGTTCAACCTCGGCGGCAACAAGGCCGGGTAG
- a CDS encoding NUDIX hydrolase has protein sequence MSETNTAAGSQVAPPVKDASTVLLVRDSAEGPEIFLQRRVGAMAFAAGMTVFPGGGVDPTDGTADIAWAGPEPAWWAERFATTESRAKALVCAAVRETFEECGVLLAGPTADTVVSDTTGYRAARGRLERRELSLAGFLAAENLVLRADLLRPWANWITPVVEPRRYDTRFFVAVLPAGQLADGATSEAAEVNWRTAAEALRRWRAGTDILLPPTWSQLQGLSEFGSTAEILAAEPVIEPIMPELVEQDGRRVLMFPDNGRYLTDLPDPSKLKGSVRK, from the coding sequence GTGAGTGAGACAAACACCGCGGCCGGCTCTCAGGTTGCCCCGCCGGTCAAGGATGCGTCGACGGTGCTGCTGGTGCGCGACAGCGCCGAGGGGCCCGAGATCTTCCTGCAGCGCCGGGTCGGCGCGATGGCGTTCGCGGCCGGGATGACCGTGTTCCCCGGCGGCGGCGTCGATCCCACCGACGGCACCGCCGATATCGCCTGGGCCGGACCCGAACCCGCCTGGTGGGCCGAGCGATTCGCGACCACCGAGTCGCGCGCCAAGGCGCTGGTCTGCGCCGCGGTGCGGGAGACCTTCGAGGAATGCGGGGTGCTGCTCGCCGGTCCGACCGCGGACACGGTGGTCTCCGACACCACCGGCTACCGCGCCGCGCGCGGCCGGCTGGAACGTCGCGAACTGTCGCTGGCCGGTTTCCTCGCCGCGGAGAACCTGGTGCTGCGCGCGGATCTGCTTCGGCCGTGGGCGAATTGGATCACCCCGGTGGTCGAGCCGCGCCGCTACGACACCCGGTTCTTCGTCGCGGTGCTGCCCGCCGGGCAGCTGGCCGACGGTGCCACCTCCGAAGCGGCGGAGGTGAATTGGCGTACCGCGGCCGAGGCGCTGCGGCGGTGGCGGGCGGGCACCGACATCCTGCTGCCGCCTACCTGGTCGCAATTGCAGGGACTCAGCGAATTCGGCTCCACCGCAGAGATTCTCGCCGCCGAGCCGGTGATCGAGCCGATCATGCCGGAGCTGGTGGAACAGGACGGGCGGCGGGTGCTGATGTTCCCGGACAACGGGCGCTACCTGACCGACCTGCCGGATCCGAGCAAGCTCAAGGGATCCGTCCGCAAGTGA
- the serB gene encoding phosphoserine phosphatase SerB encodes MTDTTVLVTVTGPDRPGVTSVLLAAMSRHHVDLLDVEQVVIRGRLTLGVLVTCPGDAESLQDELEEAMNTVGMHVDVEVDAEIGRQPMSTHAVVVLGAPVTAHAFSAVSRQLAALGANIDTIRGIADYPVTGMELLVTATDTGVGTDSRLRTALAEIAVAEQVDVAVERAGLARRAKRLIVFDVDSTLIQGEVIEMLAAHAGVEEEVRKVTESAMAGEIDFAESLRQRVATLAGLDESVIDEVADRIELTPGARTTIRTLRRLGFRCGVVSGGFRQVIEPLAHELELDFVQANTLEIIGGKLTGRVVGEIVDRAAKATALRKFAAEAGVPMEQTVAVGDGANDIDMLNAAGLGVAFNAKPALREVADAALSHPYLDAVLYVLGVTRHEVEAADARDGLLRRVPLG; translated from the coding sequence TTGACCGACACCACCGTTCTCGTCACCGTTACCGGACCCGACCGTCCCGGTGTGACGTCCGTGCTGCTCGCCGCGATGTCGCGGCACCACGTGGACCTGCTCGACGTCGAGCAGGTGGTGATCCGCGGCCGGCTGACGCTCGGCGTGCTGGTCACCTGCCCGGGTGACGCCGAGTCACTGCAGGACGAGCTCGAAGAAGCGATGAACACCGTCGGCATGCACGTCGATGTCGAGGTGGACGCGGAGATCGGCAGGCAGCCGATGTCCACCCACGCGGTGGTGGTCCTGGGCGCCCCGGTCACCGCGCACGCGTTCAGCGCGGTGTCGCGGCAGCTCGCCGCGCTCGGCGCGAACATCGACACCATTCGCGGCATCGCCGACTATCCGGTCACCGGAATGGAATTGCTGGTCACCGCGACCGATACCGGGGTCGGCACCGACTCGCGACTGCGTACCGCGCTGGCCGAGATCGCGGTGGCCGAGCAGGTCGACGTCGCGGTCGAGCGGGCCGGCCTGGCCCGGCGGGCCAAGCGCCTCATCGTCTTCGACGTCGACTCGACGCTGATCCAGGGCGAGGTGATCGAGATGCTCGCCGCGCACGCGGGCGTCGAGGAGGAGGTCCGCAAGGTCACCGAATCCGCGATGGCGGGCGAGATCGATTTCGCCGAATCGCTGCGTCAACGCGTCGCGACCCTGGCCGGCCTGGACGAGTCGGTGATCGACGAGGTGGCCGACCGGATCGAGCTGACACCCGGCGCCCGGACCACCATCCGCACGCTGCGCCGGCTCGGCTTCCGCTGCGGTGTGGTGTCGGGCGGGTTCCGTCAGGTGATCGAGCCGCTCGCGCACGAGCTGGAACTGGATTTCGTGCAGGCCAACACGTTGGAGATCATCGGCGGCAAGCTGACCGGCCGCGTGGTCGGCGAGATCGTCGACCGGGCCGCCAAGGCGACCGCGCTGCGCAAGTTCGCCGCCGAGGCGGGCGTGCCGATGGAACAGACCGTCGCGGTCGGGGACGGCGCCAACGACATCGACATGCTCAACGCCGCCGGACTGGGCGTCGCGTTCAACGCCAAGCCCGCGCTGCGCGAGGTCGCAGACGCGGCGCTGTCGCATCCCTACCTGGACGCGGTGCTCTACGTCCTCGGCGTCACCCGGCACGAGGTGGAGGCCGCCGACGCCCGGGACGGTTTGCTCCGGCGCGTGCCGCTGGGCTGA
- a CDS encoding enoyl-CoA hydratase-related protein translates to MAEFVTLELPEGDAARRVAVLRIDRPPLNLLNLQLARELAEAAAAVATDPTVAAVMVYGDERVFSAGDDLAELAALGEGQARALAADLQGHLGCLARLPQPTVAAISGYGLGAGLELALGADRRIIGDNVKLGLPQIKAGLIPLAGIRRLALLIGPGPAKDLVYSGRFVEPAEALALGLVDEVVPPDDVYTAGLRWAQQFTAAPARALAAAKAVFEAGPHGLDRAQTEWSDLFATEDRRIGTESYLADGPGSAAFVGH, encoded by the coding sequence ATGGCCGAATTCGTGACCCTGGAGCTGCCGGAGGGTGATGCCGCGCGCCGCGTGGCCGTCCTCCGGATCGACCGCCCGCCGTTGAACCTGCTGAATCTGCAGCTGGCGCGCGAACTGGCCGAGGCGGCCGCGGCGGTCGCGACCGACCCGACGGTGGCCGCGGTCATGGTCTACGGCGACGAGCGGGTGTTCTCCGCGGGCGACGATCTGGCCGAACTGGCCGCACTCGGCGAAGGCCAGGCGCGGGCACTGGCCGCGGATCTGCAGGGTCACCTCGGCTGCCTGGCCCGGCTGCCGCAGCCGACGGTCGCGGCGATCAGCGGCTACGGTCTCGGCGCCGGACTCGAGCTCGCGCTGGGCGCGGATCGGCGGATCATCGGCGACAACGTCAAACTCGGCCTGCCGCAGATCAAGGCGGGGCTGATCCCGCTCGCCGGCATCCGGCGGCTCGCGCTGCTGATCGGGCCCGGCCCGGCCAAGGACCTCGTCTATAGCGGCCGGTTCGTCGAGCCGGCCGAGGCGCTGGCGCTCGGTCTGGTCGACGAGGTGGTGCCGCCCGACGACGTGTACACCGCCGGGTTGCGCTGGGCCCAGCAGTTCACCGCGGCCCCGGCCCGGGCGCTCGCCGCGGCCAAGGCGGTGTTCGAGGCGGGCCCGCACGGACTGGATCGCGCACAGACCGAATGGTCTGATCTGTTCGCGACCGAGGACCGCCGGATCGGCACCGAGTCCTACCTGGCGGACGGTCCCGGATCTGCCGCGTTCGTCGGGCACTGA